One Alteromonas sp. KC3 DNA segment encodes these proteins:
- a CDS encoding GNAT family N-acetyltransferase produces MAFTVIRVDWEKDKHRLKALREHVFVLEWRVPEASEFDEQDDSACHILILSDNDEPIATGRLTKKGELGRIAVKRNHRTLPVYRALFAALLSAAKQNDVPTIKVICNLDSVSYHRSIGFIPDGQVFMDAGVPRQRLKCSAERFPLPDVTQLH; encoded by the coding sequence ATGGCGTTCACGGTCATAAGGGTCGACTGGGAAAAGGATAAACATCGACTTAAAGCACTGAGGGAGCATGTTTTCGTCTTAGAATGGCGAGTGCCTGAGGCCAGCGAATTTGACGAGCAGGATGATTCTGCTTGTCACATACTTATTTTAAGTGATAACGATGAACCCATTGCTACAGGTCGCTTGACCAAAAAAGGCGAACTGGGACGAATTGCAGTAAAACGCAATCATAGAACGCTTCCGGTCTACCGCGCCTTATTCGCCGCACTTCTTAGCGCTGCAAAACAAAATGATGTCCCTACCATAAAAGTCATTTGTAACTTAGATAGCGTTTCTTACCACCGTTCCATCGGGTTTATTCCAGACGGACAAGTATTTATGGACGCTGGCGTGCCACGCCAGCGTTTAAAGTGTTCCGCCGAGCGTTTTCCTCTACCCGACGTAACACAACTTCACTGA
- a CDS encoding DUF4826 family protein, whose product MAEPQNQQISEEQRAEWVREQFQRANKHLAENGVLFDTVVASESRYLVPYVAVWKIKAQDNKKYWVMSGDLPADFTQEGNAPNAREAIKYFSMMWQMKAANLRASSPTDKAANDLATMLETRAEGLYRIQSYDELWAAQEQV is encoded by the coding sequence ATGGCAGAACCTCAAAACCAACAAATTAGCGAAGAGCAACGTGCCGAGTGGGTGAGAGAGCAGTTTCAGCGTGCTAACAAACACCTCGCCGAAAATGGCGTTTTATTTGATACTGTTGTGGCCTCTGAAAGTCGCTACCTTGTTCCTTACGTAGCGGTATGGAAAATTAAGGCACAAGACAATAAAAAGTATTGGGTAATGAGCGGCGATTTGCCGGCTGACTTTACGCAAGAGGGCAATGCGCCAAACGCACGAGAAGCCATTAAGTACTTTTCTATGATGTGGCAAATGAAAGCCGCTAACCTACGCGCAAGTTCTCCTACAGATAAAGCAGCGAATGATCTGGCGACAATGCTAGAAACCCGCGCTGAAGGCCTTTATCGTATTCAAAGCTACGATGAGTTATGGGCTGCTCAAGAGCAAGTATAG
- a CDS encoding PGPGW domain-containing protein — MRTIRLTLGALLLVSGIVLTLLPGSILLVISGLVLLSYDWPRARTWLKYSQRTMTTGARKLDRFLLMRKLR; from the coding sequence ATGCGAACAATTAGACTAACATTAGGTGCACTTTTGCTCGTTAGCGGTATTGTTTTAACACTGCTTCCCGGTTCAATTTTACTGGTCATTAGCGGCCTAGTACTGCTTAGTTACGATTGGCCAAGAGCCCGCACTTGGCTCAAGTATAGCCAACGAACGATGACAACAGGCGCACGAAAATTAGACCGTTTCTTATTGATGAGAAAACTACGCTAA
- a CDS encoding (2Fe-2S)-binding protein: MITFTVNGIKHEFSGDSSTPVLWYLRDELNLTGPKFGCGMAQCGACTVHIDGVAQRSCVLPVSAVQGRNITTIEGLSEGGDHPVQQAWIEHQVPQCGFCQCGQIMQAASLLASNPNPTDKEIVQNMSGNICRCGTYPRIHKAIKSAAKSMSANAGVHYFTPQRAREEV; this comes from the coding sequence ATGATCACGTTTACCGTAAATGGCATCAAACACGAGTTTTCTGGTGATTCGTCCACACCAGTATTGTGGTACCTGCGCGACGAACTCAATTTAACAGGCCCCAAGTTTGGATGTGGTATGGCCCAGTGCGGCGCATGCACCGTACATATTGACGGCGTGGCCCAGCGCTCCTGTGTATTACCCGTTTCTGCGGTTCAAGGCAGAAACATTACTACTATAGAAGGGTTAAGCGAAGGCGGTGATCACCCTGTTCAACAAGCATGGATAGAGCACCAAGTCCCTCAATGTGGTTTTTGTCAATGCGGCCAAATAATGCAAGCCGCAAGTCTGCTAGCGTCAAATCCAAACCCAACCGACAAAGAAATTGTGCAGAACATGTCGGGTAATATTTGCCGCTGCGGTACCTATCCGCGTATCCATAAAGCGATAAAATCGGCAGCTAAATCTATGTCTGCGAACGCAGGAGTTCACTACTTCACACCACAACGTGCGAGAGAAGAAGTATGA
- a CDS encoding xanthine dehydrogenase family protein molybdopterin-binding subunit encodes MKTTTAYFDMNRRGFLKSSAAAGALVLGTYFMGSTSRAMAGVLTKSSDNAVRANLFVALRPDGMVEITCHRSEMGQQIRTAIAQIVADEMEAAWDKVIVIQGKGDPAYGDQNTDGSRSIRFNMQRLREMGASVRYMMQHAAAKRWGVDADTCVAKQHVVTHSSGKTLDYKDLISDALSITPPPAAELSLKARSDWRYINTGMAHVDLKDIVTGKATFAADVREPKALIAIIERPPVVGGKVESVDATAAKAIKGVVDVIEIPSPKGAPQFQPKGGVAVIAKNTWAAWQGRKALNVTWDDGANASYNSEEFKAQLIATVNAPQAHVREKGDAIAALSKATDKLVADYYVPHLAQAPMEPPCATAMYYQDRVDVWAATQNPQADMETVGAMVGMDKANINVHVTMLGGAFGRKSKPDFSAEAAFLSMKTGEPIRVQWTREDDIQHGFYHAVSAQHVEAALGDDGKIDAYLHRTAFSPIASTFQEGANAPFSFELDLGFTDNPILTPNMKLERGEAPARARIGWMRSVSNIFHAFAVQSFINEAAHKAGKDSKDYLLEVIGPDRIVDVTEQNAEYLNYWGDKAVYPLDTGRLRNTIETVAKMANWGRSMPKGRGLGIAAHRSFLTYVATVVEVEVSETGDLDVIKSWVAIDAGTVVNTDTVKNQTQGGSIYGITTAISDGITFDKGRVQQSNFHNYRVPRMSDSPLEVDVEIIKSDAPPAGVGEPATPVYAPALCNAIFAACGKRIRQLPIGNQLKA; translated from the coding sequence ATGAAGACTACCACCGCTTACTTTGACATGAATCGTCGTGGCTTTTTAAAGTCCAGCGCGGCGGCTGGCGCGCTTGTGTTGGGCACTTACTTTATGGGCAGCACATCGCGGGCTATGGCGGGTGTATTAACTAAGTCATCTGACAATGCTGTGCGAGCGAACCTGTTTGTTGCCTTGCGTCCTGATGGTATGGTTGAAATAACCTGCCACCGCTCAGAAATGGGACAACAAATTCGTACTGCCATCGCACAAATTGTTGCAGATGAAATGGAAGCAGCATGGGACAAGGTTATTGTCATCCAAGGCAAAGGTGACCCTGCTTATGGAGATCAGAATACCGACGGTTCGCGCAGTATCCGTTTCAACATGCAACGCCTCAGAGAAATGGGTGCGAGCGTGCGCTATATGATGCAACATGCCGCAGCAAAACGCTGGGGAGTAGATGCCGACACTTGCGTTGCCAAGCAACATGTTGTCACACATAGCTCTGGAAAAACATTAGACTACAAAGACCTAATCTCAGATGCACTGAGCATAACACCCCCACCAGCTGCTGAGTTATCGCTCAAAGCCCGTAGCGATTGGCGTTACATCAATACAGGCATGGCCCATGTCGACCTTAAAGACATAGTAACTGGAAAAGCCACGTTCGCCGCTGATGTTCGTGAACCCAAAGCACTAATTGCCATTATTGAGCGCCCTCCTGTTGTAGGTGGAAAAGTTGAAAGTGTTGACGCGACTGCGGCAAAGGCCATAAAAGGTGTTGTGGACGTTATTGAAATTCCATCGCCTAAAGGTGCTCCGCAATTTCAGCCTAAAGGTGGCGTTGCAGTTATTGCTAAGAACACGTGGGCTGCGTGGCAAGGTAGAAAAGCGCTTAATGTCACTTGGGATGACGGCGCAAATGCCAGTTACAATTCCGAAGAATTTAAAGCGCAGTTAATTGCTACGGTAAACGCGCCACAAGCTCATGTGCGTGAAAAAGGCGACGCCATAGCGGCGCTTTCAAAGGCTACCGATAAGCTGGTGGCTGACTATTATGTTCCCCATTTAGCACAGGCGCCAATGGAACCCCCTTGCGCAACAGCAATGTACTACCAAGACCGTGTAGACGTATGGGCAGCAACGCAAAATCCGCAAGCCGACATGGAAACAGTGGGTGCTATGGTAGGCATGGATAAAGCCAACATTAATGTTCACGTTACGATGTTAGGCGGCGCTTTTGGACGAAAATCAAAACCAGACTTTTCTGCCGAAGCTGCTTTTCTTTCAATGAAGACAGGCGAACCCATTCGCGTTCAGTGGACGCGAGAAGACGATATTCAACACGGTTTTTATCACGCAGTTTCCGCGCAGCACGTTGAAGCGGCGTTAGGTGATGATGGCAAAATTGATGCGTATCTCCACAGAACAGCCTTTTCTCCAATTGCCTCAACATTCCAAGAAGGTGCTAATGCACCGTTTAGCTTTGAACTAGACTTAGGCTTTACGGACAATCCAATATTAACACCCAATATGAAATTAGAGCGCGGAGAAGCGCCAGCCAGAGCGCGTATTGGCTGGATGCGCTCAGTATCGAATATTTTTCACGCGTTTGCAGTTCAGTCATTTATTAATGAAGCTGCTCACAAGGCAGGCAAAGACAGTAAAGACTACTTGCTTGAAGTCATTGGTCCAGATCGCATTGTTGATGTAACGGAGCAAAATGCTGAGTATTTGAATTACTGGGGAGACAAAGCGGTGTACCCACTCGATACTGGACGTTTGCGCAATACTATTGAGACGGTAGCCAAAATGGCAAACTGGGGTCGCAGTATGCCAAAAGGTCGAGGTTTAGGGATAGCGGCTCACCGCAGTTTCTTAACTTATGTAGCCACAGTAGTTGAAGTTGAAGTATCAGAAACGGGTGATTTGGACGTCATTAAGTCATGGGTTGCCATTGATGCAGGGACCGTTGTTAATACTGACACGGTAAAAAATCAAACCCAAGGTGGTTCGATTTACGGTATTACCACAGCAATTAGCGACGGTATTACGTTTGATAAAGGCCGTGTTCAACAAAGTAACTTTCACAACTACCGCGTACCAAGAATGAGTGACTCTCCGCTAGAGGTGGATGTGGAAATAATTAAAAGCGATGCGCCCCCAGCGGGTGTTGGTGAGCCCGCCACCCCGGTGTACGCGCCGGCGTTATGCAATGCCATTTTTGCCGCATGTGGTAAGCGCATTAGACAACTACCCATTGGCAATCAGCTCAAAGCATAA
- the ppsA gene encoding phosphoenolpyruvate synthase, which produces MQEYVLWYQELGMHDVGRVGGKNASLGEMISNLANAGVQVPGGFATTAEAFNEFLEQSGLEAKIHDVLDSLDVDDVNALAEAGKDIRQWIIDTPFQPQLEDAIKEAFVTLQGDAGEEASFAVRSSATAEDMPDASFAGQQETFLNVKGYDAVLIAIKHVFASLFNDRAISYRVHQGYDHKGVALSAGIQRMVRSDIASSGVMFTIDTESGFEDVVFITSSYGLGEMVVQGAVNPDEFYVHKPTLDKGLPAIVRRNLGSKLTKMVYSDDESHGKQVSIVDIDVADSKTFSLTDEEVMELAKQAQIIENHYKRPMDIEWAKDGADGKLYIVQARPETVRSREDSQSIERFQLKGQSNIVCEGRAIGHKIGAGVAKVLGSIEEMDKIQAGDVLVTDMTDPDWEPIMKKASAIVTNRGGRTCHAAIIARELGIPAVVGCGNATDSIATGDKITVSCAEGDTGYIYGDELEFDVVTSRIDSMPDLPLKVMMNVGNPDRAFDFARLPNAGVGLARLEFIINRMIGVHPKALLNFDSQPEELKEEISDMIAGYESPTEFYIEKLVEGISTIGSAFSPEKVIVRMSDFKSNEYFNLVGGYQYEPDEENPMLGFRGASRYISEDFRDCFALECEAIKRVRNKMGLTNVEIMIPFVRTLEEGRKVIELLEEQGLKKGENGLRIIMMCELPSNALLADQFLDIFDGFSIGSNDLTQLTLGLDRDSGLIAHLFDERDEAVKALLSMAIQAAKKRGKYVGICGQGPSDHEDFAAWLVAEGIDSVSLNPDTVVETWLYLAEKHG; this is translated from the coding sequence GTGCAAGAATACGTACTTTGGTATCAAGAACTGGGCATGCATGATGTGGGTCGCGTAGGCGGCAAAAATGCATCATTAGGCGAGATGATTTCAAACCTGGCTAACGCCGGTGTGCAGGTGCCAGGTGGTTTTGCTACCACCGCCGAAGCATTTAACGAATTTTTAGAGCAAAGTGGGCTAGAAGCTAAAATACATGACGTATTAGATTCTTTGGACGTTGATGATGTAAATGCACTTGCCGAAGCGGGCAAGGATATTCGTCAATGGATCATCGATACGCCTTTTCAACCGCAACTAGAAGACGCTATCAAAGAGGCGTTTGTTACCTTACAGGGTGATGCAGGTGAAGAAGCGTCTTTTGCAGTACGTTCATCGGCAACAGCAGAAGACATGCCTGATGCTTCGTTTGCAGGCCAACAAGAAACATTTCTTAACGTTAAAGGCTACGATGCGGTATTGATAGCCATTAAACACGTATTCGCTTCATTATTTAACGACCGCGCCATTTCATATCGTGTACACCAAGGTTATGACCACAAAGGTGTAGCCTTGTCTGCAGGTATTCAGCGCATGGTACGCAGTGACATCGCGTCGTCTGGCGTTATGTTTACCATCGACACCGAGTCAGGTTTCGAAGACGTTGTGTTTATTACCAGCTCGTACGGTTTGGGTGAAATGGTTGTGCAAGGGGCAGTAAACCCTGATGAGTTTTATGTGCACAAGCCAACCTTAGACAAAGGCCTACCGGCTATCGTGCGCCGCAACTTAGGCAGCAAGCTAACTAAGATGGTGTACTCAGACGATGAGTCACATGGCAAGCAAGTGTCAATTGTGGATATTGATGTGGCTGACAGCAAAACTTTCTCGTTAACTGACGAGGAAGTAATGGAGTTGGCAAAACAAGCGCAAATTATCGAAAATCACTACAAACGCCCGATGGACATTGAGTGGGCGAAAGATGGCGCTGACGGTAAACTTTACATTGTGCAAGCACGTCCAGAAACCGTGCGTAGCCGTGAAGACTCGCAAAGCATCGAGCGTTTCCAACTGAAAGGGCAGAGCAACATTGTTTGTGAAGGTCGCGCAATTGGTCACAAGATTGGTGCTGGAGTTGCAAAGGTACTTGGTTCAATTGAAGAAATGGACAAGATCCAAGCAGGGGATGTACTGGTAACAGACATGACTGACCCTGATTGGGAGCCAATCATGAAAAAGGCATCTGCGATTGTAACTAATCGTGGCGGTCGTACTTGTCACGCGGCGATTATTGCTCGTGAATTGGGTATTCCTGCAGTGGTGGGCTGTGGTAATGCAACAGACAGCATTGCGACTGGCGACAAGATTACCGTATCTTGTGCCGAAGGTGACACAGGCTATATTTACGGTGACGAGCTTGAATTTGACGTAGTGACGTCGCGTATTGATTCTATGCCTGATCTTCCACTAAAAGTAATGATGAACGTGGGCAATCCAGATCGCGCTTTCGACTTTGCTCGACTGCCTAATGCTGGTGTGGGTCTTGCTCGTCTTGAGTTTATCATCAACCGTATGATTGGTGTTCACCCTAAAGCGCTGCTTAACTTTGATAGTCAGCCTGAAGAGTTGAAAGAAGAAATCAGCGATATGATCGCTGGTTACGAGTCGCCAACAGAGTTCTATATTGAAAAATTAGTCGAAGGCATTTCAACAATTGGGTCGGCTTTCTCGCCAGAGAAAGTAATTGTTCGTATGTCTGACTTTAAATCTAACGAGTATTTCAACCTCGTTGGTGGCTATCAATATGAACCTGATGAAGAAAACCCAATGTTAGGTTTCCGTGGCGCTAGCCGTTATATTTCTGAAGATTTCCGCGACTGTTTTGCCCTTGAATGCGAAGCTATTAAACGTGTTCGAAACAAAATGGGCTTAACTAATGTTGAAATCATGATCCCATTTGTACGTACCCTTGAAGAAGGCCGTAAAGTCATTGAGTTGCTAGAAGAGCAGGGCCTCAAGAAAGGTGAAAATGGTCTACGTATCATTATGATGTGTGAGTTACCGTCTAATGCATTGCTTGCCGATCAGTTCCTCGACATTTTCGATGGCTTCTCAATTGGTTCGAACGATCTTACCCAACTTACCCTAGGTCTTGATCGTGACAGTGGCCTAATTGCGCACTTGTTTGACGAGCGCGATGAAGCAGTAAAAGCGCTGTTGTCGATGGCTATTCAAGCCGCTAAGAAACGAGGGAAGTACGTAGGAATATGTGGTCAAGGCCCGTCTGATCATGAAGACTTTGCAGCGTGGTTAGTTGCTGAAGGTATTGATTCAGTGTCGCTTAACCCTGACACGGTGGTCGAAACCTGGCTATACCTTGCTGAGAAACACGGCTAA
- the ppsR gene encoding posphoenolpyruvate synthetase regulatory kinase/phosphorylase PpsR codes for MRTAFYISDGTAITAEVFGHALLSLFPVSFNHNTIPFVETEEQAHRVLEQISESFQDTGERPLVFYTIVNVDIRKIISKSVGINYNFLDQFVAPLEKVLGVPSKPEKHRTHSIHETTYDIRIEAVNYALANDDGSNLKDYDEADIILTGVSRSGKTPTSLYLALQYGIKAANYPFTEEDMGDMLKLPPALRRYKNKLFGLTIAADRLHQIRSERRANSKYASLPQCRMELREVENLYRKEKIPFLNSTKYSIEEISAKILAETGLKRRKY; via the coding sequence GTGCGTACAGCTTTTTATATTTCAGATGGTACAGCCATCACTGCAGAGGTGTTTGGCCACGCCCTGCTTTCTTTGTTCCCCGTTTCTTTCAATCACAACACAATTCCGTTTGTTGAAACTGAGGAACAAGCACACCGAGTTCTAGAGCAAATTTCTGAAAGTTTTCAAGACACAGGAGAGAGGCCGCTCGTTTTTTATACAATTGTGAATGTAGATATTCGCAAAATTATCTCTAAATCGGTCGGCATTAATTACAATTTTCTCGACCAATTCGTGGCACCACTTGAAAAAGTGTTGGGTGTACCGTCTAAACCAGAAAAGCATCGCACACATAGTATCCATGAAACCACTTACGATATTCGTATCGAAGCGGTGAACTATGCACTTGCCAATGACGACGGTTCGAATTTAAAAGACTATGATGAAGCCGATATCATTCTTACGGGTGTGTCGCGCTCAGGTAAAACACCAACCAGTCTTTATCTTGCTCTTCAATACGGTATAAAAGCGGCCAATTACCCATTTACTGAAGAAGACATGGGTGACATGCTAAAACTTCCCCCAGCACTTCGACGTTACAAAAACAAATTGTTTGGCTTAACCATCGCAGCAGACCGGTTACACCAGATTCGCTCTGAACGTCGTGCTAATAGTAAATATGCGTCTTTACCTCAATGTAGAATGGAACTAAGAGAAGTAGAAAATCTTTATCGAAAAGAAAAGATACCTTTTTTAAACAGCACAAAATATTCAATTGAAGAAATATCAGCGAAGATCTTAGCTGAAACCGGTTTGAAACGTCGTAAATACTAA
- a CDS encoding tetratricopeptide repeat protein — protein sequence MQYALLKMPWIWLFLTLLSVRAYSTDFDTLCNQNPTSCLTLLDEEQSQLAVGSDAWWQLETVRLTWLFEFHRVDDLYAALRPWVNNPTVPSAHQPFIAMLHGKWLIIKGRTEEAKTTFTQAFEGYLAAYSKSPTQHTALKVLNLLVALNQLKPAEDFVEQVVEQDYDDPAFYREVYAELGHIAHRTDDHIKHVEYRLASLNWAKQVDDEQQIGVALNNYGVALRNSGDYKKAREAFLNGLERAEIASDTVRIHLLHLRLAEVAFKEGDLEQTFSWLNKTDINQLPAAEFKRLRSLTDSVRQAKQDSGTSK from the coding sequence ATGCAATACGCTTTGCTTAAAATGCCGTGGATTTGGCTTTTTCTTACATTGTTATCAGTACGTGCTTATAGCACTGACTTTGATACATTGTGCAACCAAAATCCCACCTCTTGCCTTACGCTACTAGATGAAGAGCAAAGTCAGCTTGCTGTTGGTTCTGATGCGTGGTGGCAGTTAGAAACGGTTCGACTTACCTGGCTTTTCGAATTTCATCGCGTCGATGATTTATATGCTGCGCTTCGTCCTTGGGTTAATAATCCAACGGTGCCTTCGGCGCACCAGCCATTCATTGCCATGCTTCATGGAAAGTGGCTGATTATCAAAGGACGCACTGAAGAAGCAAAAACGACGTTTACTCAAGCCTTTGAAGGGTATCTCGCTGCCTATTCAAAGTCACCAACACAACATACGGCGCTTAAGGTATTAAACCTTTTAGTTGCGCTTAATCAGCTTAAGCCTGCCGAAGACTTCGTTGAACAAGTGGTAGAGCAGGATTACGATGACCCTGCGTTCTACAGAGAAGTGTACGCAGAATTAGGTCATATAGCGCATAGAACTGATGACCATATTAAGCATGTAGAATATCGGTTGGCCTCGCTCAATTGGGCAAAGCAAGTTGATGATGAACAGCAAATTGGTGTGGCGCTGAATAATTACGGTGTTGCGTTACGTAACAGTGGGGATTACAAAAAGGCACGTGAAGCCTTTCTTAACGGATTAGAACGCGCTGAAATTGCATCTGATACTGTGAGAATTCATCTACTTCATTTGCGACTGGCCGAGGTGGCCTTCAAAGAAGGTGATTTAGAGCAAACCTTTAGCTGGTTGAACAAAACCGATATTAATCAACTTCCCGCTGCCGAGTTTAAGCGCTTGCGGTCGCTCACTGATAGTGTCAGGCAAGCAAAACAAGACTCAGGAACAAGTAAATAG
- a CDS encoding tetratricopeptide repeat-containing sulfotransferase family protein, with the protein MNSQVQQQLQNAKQLLMQSQHQAAISQCNQIINALNEQQVNSEIGREAQYLKAVAYRLKGDSVQAIGVLNALLSQFPDYARGYQELGYCCADTDKQKSAHNFYQATRFNPALLSAWQQLERVYKQDDQHQALVLCQQQLTFLRSLPKPILGATDLMHEGHLHKAEQICRQFLANNKHHPEGMMLLAEIGVQLKVYSDAEFLLESCVALYPDNDRAAASYQSLLAKLGKFPQAVEVAKQRLSHNPDNFTVRVGLAHALVGVGDLDDAIRIYKDLLEENEDRPAIWVALGHALKAKGDTNDAVSAYKRATYFSPDFGDAYWSLANTKTHRFEDSMLTTMQKYADLSTTKLEDIIHLCFALGKGFEDKGEADTAFKYYQKGNKLKKQTLKFDIARTETALKAQQTAFTQSSFDRAKGCQAPDPIFIVGLPRAGSTLLEQILASHSQVDGTMELHDILGIASSLSHAKTAYPFNVDKLDDSALLALGEQYLSQTAAYRQGAPYFIDKMPNNFIHIGLIKKILPNAKIIDARRAPLDCCFSGYKQLFGEGQEFSYGLADIGRYYNAYVELMSHWHSVLPGEILTVQHEDVLDDLEGQVRRILAFCGLPFEAQCLNFHQTKRVIKTPSSEQVRQPIYKTGMAQWKPFEAHLDELKAIVAQHR; encoded by the coding sequence ATGAATTCACAAGTACAACAGCAGCTTCAAAATGCAAAACAGTTGCTGATGCAATCGCAGCATCAAGCAGCTATTAGCCAATGTAACCAGATAATTAACGCACTTAATGAGCAGCAGGTGAATTCTGAAATAGGGCGGGAGGCACAGTACTTAAAAGCGGTTGCCTATCGACTTAAAGGTGATTCTGTTCAAGCGATTGGCGTGCTTAATGCTTTGCTTAGCCAGTTCCCAGATTATGCCCGTGGGTATCAGGAGTTAGGTTATTGCTGTGCTGATACCGATAAACAAAAATCTGCGCACAACTTTTATCAGGCTACACGCTTCAATCCAGCGTTATTGAGTGCTTGGCAACAATTAGAGCGCGTGTACAAACAAGATGACCAACACCAAGCACTTGTACTTTGCCAGCAGCAATTAACCTTTTTACGCTCATTACCAAAGCCCATTTTAGGTGCAACAGATTTAATGCATGAGGGGCATTTGCACAAAGCTGAGCAAATCTGTCGGCAGTTTCTTGCCAACAACAAACATCACCCAGAAGGTATGATGTTGTTGGCGGAAATTGGCGTTCAACTTAAAGTTTATAGCGACGCGGAATTTCTATTAGAAAGTTGCGTTGCACTCTATCCAGATAACGATCGCGCCGCTGCTTCCTATCAAAGCTTATTGGCCAAATTAGGCAAATTTCCTCAGGCTGTTGAGGTGGCAAAGCAAAGGCTTAGTCATAACCCTGACAATTTTACTGTGAGGGTAGGGTTAGCACATGCATTAGTAGGCGTTGGTGATTTGGATGATGCTATTCGCATTTACAAAGATTTGCTGGAAGAAAATGAAGATAGGCCGGCCATTTGGGTTGCCTTAGGCCACGCATTGAAAGCCAAGGGGGATACTAATGATGCTGTTTCGGCATACAAAAGAGCGACGTATTTCTCGCCAGATTTTGGTGATGCTTATTGGAGTTTGGCTAATACAAAAACTCATCGATTCGAAGATAGCATGCTCACTACCATGCAGAAGTATGCTGACTTAAGCACAACAAAATTAGAAGACATAATTCACCTTTGTTTTGCATTAGGAAAAGGCTTTGAAGATAAGGGGGAAGCAGATACAGCGTTTAAGTATTATCAAAAAGGCAACAAATTAAAAAAACAAACCCTAAAATTTGATATCGCGCGCACTGAAACCGCATTAAAGGCACAACAAACCGCTTTTACACAGTCTAGCTTCGACAGAGCGAAAGGGTGCCAAGCACCAGATCCTATTTTTATCGTCGGTTTACCTCGAGCGGGTTCTACGCTACTTGAGCAAATACTGGCATCACATTCACAAGTAGATGGCACGATGGAGCTCCACGATATTTTGGGGATAGCGTCGTCATTAAGTCATGCTAAAACGGCTTATCCATTCAACGTGGACAAATTGGACGACAGTGCATTACTCGCACTTGGTGAGCAATACTTATCGCAAACTGCGGCCTACCGCCAAGGTGCGCCGTATTTTATCGATAAAATGCCTAATAATTTTATTCACATCGGCTTAATTAAAAAGATATTACCCAACGCAAAGATTATAGATGCACGCCGAGCCCCGCTGGATTGTTGCTTCAGCGGCTACAAGCAATTATTTGGTGAAGGGCAAGAGTTCAGTTACGGTCTAGCTGATATAGGTCGCTACTATAACGCCTATGTTGAATTAATGTCGCATTGGCACAGTGTGTTGCCAGGTGAAATTCTCACTGTGCAGCATGAAGATGTATTAGACGACTTGGAAGGGCAAGTCAGGCGAATACTTGCCTTTTGTGGACTTCCCTTTGAAGCGCAGTGTCTTAATTTTCATCAAACAAAGCGTGTAATAAAAACGCCTAGCTCTGAACAAGTAAGGCAACCTATTTACAAAACGGGTATGGCCCAATGGAAACCGTTTGAAGCGCACTTAGATGAGCTTAAAGCGATAGTTGCTCAGCATCGGTAA